From the Thermus brockianus genome, the window ACGCCATCGTCCTCTTCATGGTGGTCTTCACCACCCTCTTCGCCCCCTTCGCCCTGAAGCCCCTGATCGCTTGGACCGAGCGGGGGCTTCGCCAGGCTAAGGAATAGCCTGGTAGGCGGCATAGGCGGAAAGGACCTTGCTCACGTACTCCCGGGGCTCGTCCCGTTCCTGGAAGCGGAGGAAAGCCCAAAGGCTTCCCTCCCGGGCGATGCCCCGGGAGGTGTAGCCGATACCCCCGTTGTAGGCGGTGACGGCGCAGGCGAGCCGCTCCACCCCCTCTAGCCCCAAGGCCTGGCAACGTTCCATAAGCCAGCGCAGGTAGCGGGCGGCGTAGCGGATGGCGCTTTCCGGGTCAAAGGGGTCGGCGGGGGGTTCCCCAAGCATCCGGGCCACGTCGGCCCAGGTGCTCCTTAAAAACTGGGCCAGGCCCAAGGCCCCCGTGGGGCTCACCGCCCGGGGGTCAAAGCGGCTTTCCACGTGGAGGAGGGCGAAAAGAAGGTTCGGGTCCAGGCCCTCCCCCTGGGCGTAGCCCTCCACCCAGGCCCGGTACGCCCGGGGGTAGGCCAAGGCGGTGGGCCAGGCGGCGCGGATTCCCTCCCGGTACATCCCCAGGCGGTAGAAGAGGGGGACGAGCCCGGGCCAGGCCTCGGGCCGTCGCCAAAGGAGGTAGCGCGCCTCCCCCCGGGCCCAGGCCTCCTGGCCCCCCTGAAGGAGGGCCTCCACCCGCAAGGCCTCCGCCAGGGGGGGCGAAGGGGGTGGAGAAGGGGGCGGGCCTGGGCGCTTGCCCAGTAGGAGCCCCAAGCCCCCTTGCAGAAGGGCCAAGGCCGTCTCCTGTGCCCCTATTTCGCCCAGCGTTCCCGCAAGGAAATGGGCCCGCAAGGCGGCGTCGTCGGCGTAAGGGCTTTCCGTGCGGGCAAGCTCTAGGTAGAGGGGAAGGGCTTCTCCTTTGCGCCCAAGCCGTTCCAGGAGGGCCGTGGCCCGCCAAAGGCCCTCGGGGGTGCTTTCCCGATAAAGGGCCAAGGCCTCCTCCACCCGGCCCATCTCCTCCAGAACCCTTCCCTGGGCGTAGCGGGCCTCGGGATGGGGGTAACGGGCAAAGGCCTCCAAGGCCTCCTCCCGCCGCCCAAGACGCCAAAGGGCGTAGCCCAGACCCAAAAACCCCCGGGGCTCCGCCTCCGCCCAAGCCCGGTAATGGGGCAATGCCTCCCGGTATCGGCCCAAGCGATAAAGGGCCTGGGCCCAAAGGTCCCGCCTCGTCCCGGGAGGGAGAACCTCCAGGAGGGCCTCGTAAGCCCGGCCCCGGAAAAGGGCTTCCCAAAGCCTCTCCCCCTCCCCAAGGCGCAAAAGGGCCGCCACCGCCTCATCCTCGGGCAGAAGCCTCTCCCAAGCGGAAAAGGCCCTGGGGTCCTGGGCGGCCTCCAGAAGAGGCGCCGCCACCCGCCAGGCGGCCTTGGCCTCCCAGCCCGGCTCAAAGGCCCTCGCCCCCTCCAAAAAGAGGGCGTAGCGCCAAGCGAACTCCGCCCGCTCCGCCAAGGGCACCGCTTCCTCCCCCACCAGGCGCCAACCGGCCAGCATCCGGGCATACCCTTCCCCCGCTAGGGCCACCTGCCGGAGCTCGGCCACGCCCCCCCGCGCCAAGAGGGCGTAGTCCGGGGGAAGCCCCTGGGCCCGGCAGGCGCCGAGGAGGAACAGGAGGATAAGCCAGCGCACACCCCTACCCTACCCCGCCCCCCTGAGAGGCGGAAAAGAGGCAATCCTTCCCCCAAGGAAAGCCCCCTGGCATCCTGCGGGGGGTTGGGCGTAGCCTGGTAAGGCTTATGGGCCAGTTGCCGGGTTATCCCGAAGGGCGTATTCCACCCCATAGCCTCGAGGCCGAACAGAGCGTCCTCGGGGCCATCCTCCTGGACTCGGACGTCCTGGACGAACTGGAAGGCCTTCTCCCCTCTCCCGAGGCCTTCTACACCGAGGCCCACCGCAAGATCTACACCGCCATGCAGGCCCTAAGGGGACAGGGGAAGCCCGTGGACCTGGTCACCTTGGCCGAGGAGCTCTCCCGCCGGAACGAGCTGGAGGGGGTGGGGGGGCTAAGCTACCTGGTCCAGCTTTCCGAGGCCACCCCCACCGCCGCCTACGCCGAGCACTACGCCCGCATCGTGGCGGAGAAGTGGACCTTGCGCAAGCTCATCCAGGCGGCGGGGGAGGCCATGCGCCTGGCCTACGAGGAGGCGGGGAGCCTGGACGAGATTTTGGACACCGCCGGGAAGAAGATCCTCGAGGTGGCCCTCACCCAGACGGACACCGAGGCCCGGGCCATGCGGGAGCTCGTCCACGAAACCTTTGAGCACATTGAGGCCCTCTTCCAGAACAAGGGGGAGGTGGCGGGGGTGCGTACGGGCTTCAAGGAGCTCGACCAGCTCATCGGCACCCTCTCCCCGGGCTCCCTAAACATCATCGCCGCCCGCCCCGCCATGGGCAAAACCGCCTTCGCCCTCACCATCGCCCAACACGCCGCCCTGAAGGAGGGGGTAGGGGTGGGCATCTACTCCCTGGAGATGCCCGCCGCCCAGCTCACCCTGCGCATGATGTGCTCCGAGGCCCGCATTGACATGAACCGGGTGCGCCTCGGGCAGCTTTCCGACCGGGATTTTTCCCGCCTGGTGGACGTGGCGGGCCGCCTTTCCGAAGCCCCCATCTACATTGACGACACCCCCGACCTGACCCTTATGGAACTCCGCGCCCGCGCCCGGCGGCTCAAGAGCCAGCACGGGGTGGGCCTGCTCATCATTGACTATCTGCAGCTCATGTCCGGGCCCGGGGGCGGCAAACAGGGGGAAAACCGCCAGCAGGAAATCGCCGCCATCTCCCGCGGGCTCAAGGCCCTGGCCCGGGAGCTCAACGTGCCCGTGATCGCCCTAAGCCAGCTTTCCCGGGCGGTGGAGGCCAGGCCCAACAAGCGCCCCATGCTCTCGGACCTCAGGGAGTCGGGCTCCATTGAGCAGGACGCCGACCTGGTGATGTTCATCTACCGGGACGAGTACTACAACCCCCACTCGGAGAAGGCGGGGGTGGCGGAGATCATCGTGGGCAAGCAGCGAAACGGCCCCACGGGCACGGTGGAGCTCCAGTTCCACGCCCAGCACGTCCGCTTCAACGACCTGGCCAAGGAGCCCTAGGAGAGCAGGGCCGCCGCCCCTTGGGACAAGGCCTCCTTGAGGTCCCGGTAGCCCAGGGAAAGCCCCAGGGAGAGGGCCTCGAGGTAGCTCTCCTCAATCAGCCCAATCTCTATGGCAATGATCTTCTCAAAGGCCTCCACGGCGCTAAAAACCTCGGGACCCCTAAGGGCGGTGCGCAGGTGCTCCAGGGAAAGCTCCTGCACGATGCCCATGGCAGGGATCATGGCCCTTGGGCCAATCCCCAGCCGGGCGTGGACCAGGCCGATGCGCCGACGCCTTTCCGCATAGGCCCCGTCATACACCCCCGAGAAGAGGTCGCCATACCAGCGGGCGAAGGTGCCGTAAAGCCTTTCCACCCTCCCCGGCACGGCATGGAGGATCTCCGAAAGCTCGGGGTCCCGCCCCAGGTAATCGTAAAAGGCCAAGGCCACCTCGGGGGCGATGGGGGTCATCACCCGGCCCAGCTCGGCGAGGAGCCGGGCGTGGGCCTCGGTAAAGCCGGTGCGGCGTTTCAGGAGGTCCAAGAGCGCCCCAGGATGCACGGGACAAATGTACCTCTTTGGAGACCCCCCTGTCCATAAGGCGAGGCCCCCGGGGTTCCGGGGGCCTGGCCTTCTAGGCTTGCGAGGCCCGCTACTCCGTGCTCACCCCTTGCTCCACCTGCTGGCTCACGGGCTCCACCATCCGGAAGTGGGTCGCCGGGTCTTCCAAGAGCTTCGCCAACCGGTTCGCCTTCTCCTCCCGCTTGGCCTCCCGAAGGACGGCGATGTAGGCGGAAAGGAGTTCCCGTACGTCCTCCACCCCCCGAGCGTCCAAGGGCTTCACCGCCACCTTGGCCCCCTTGGCCAGCCGGCGCTTCATGGCCTCCTCGGTGAGGCCCATTTCCGGCCAGTGGCGCAGGTAAACCCTTCCCCCCGTCATCCCCGAGCAGATCCAAGGCCCAGGGTCCCCCAGGACCAAGGCCCGGCCCCGGGTCATGTACTCAAAGGCGAAGCCCTTGGCCTGCGCCCGGGCGGCCAGGTTGCCGAGGTCGTCCCTGAGGGGGCGCTCGGGCTCCCCGCCCAGGATCACGTCCGCACCGGAAAGCCGGATGCAGAAGCGGCTATCCGCCACCCCCTCCACGATGAGGAGGCCGCCGATGGCCCCGTAGGCAAAGCTCTTGCCCACGGAACCGTCCACGTAGGCCCCGTAGGGGTTGCGCCCTTTCAGAACGGCCACGGTGCCGCCGAAGGCGCTCTTGGCCACCCCGTCTTGGGCCCCGCCCTCCACCACCACCTTCATCCCGTCCACGTTGAAGGCGGCAAGGCCGTTCCCGGCGATGCTCCCGGCGTCAAAGCGGAGCTCCACCTCCGCCTCAAAGCCCTTGCCGTAAAGCCGCCTGCGGGCGATCTCCCCGGCCAAATGGGCGCCCAAGGCCCGGTCCGTGGAGTCCACCGGCCCCTCCTGGAACAAAAGCCGCCTCCCCCCTTCCGCGTAGGCCCCCATGACCACCTCGGTGATGGTGCGGGTAAGCTGGTTCAGAGGCTTCCGGAGCACGTGGGCCGAGGTGTCCTTGAGCCACTCGGGCTCCTCCACGGGGGCGAAGAAGTAACTTAAGTCCAACTCCTCCAGGTGGTCCCGCTGGTAGAGGAGGTCCGAGCGCCCCCGAAGCTCCCTTAGGGAACGGGCCCCCAAGGCCGCCACCAACTCCCTAAGGGCCTCGCCCATGGCCCCGAAGAAGCGGGTAAGGTGCTCCACCGCCCGCTCCAGGTCCTGGGGCACGAAGCGCTTGAGGCCGTGGGCCAAGGCCTCCTCCACCGTTTCTATCTGCGTGGTGATGCCCACGTGGCAGGTGTCCAGCTGGCAGCCGCGGCAGATGGTGCAGCCGATGGCCACCATGGCCATGGTGGCCATGCCCACCCTATCCGCCCCCAAGAGGACCATCCGGAGCACGTCGTAAGCGGTCTTGAGCCCCCCGTCGGCCCAGATCTCCACCTTGTCCCGCAAGCCCGCCCGCACCAGGGCCCGGTGGGCCCGGCGCACCCCCAGTTCCACGGGAAGCCCGGCGTACTTGAGGGCGTGGAGCCTTGCTGCCCCCGTGCCCCCCTCAAAGCCGGAAAGGGTGATGACATCCGCCCCCGCCTTGGCGATGCCCACGGCGATGGTGCCGATGCCGGGAATCACGGGCACCTTTACGGAAACCAGGGCCTTGGGGTTCACCGTCTTGAGTTCCTCTATGAGCTGGGCCAGGTCCTCAATGGAGTAGAGGTCGTGGTTGTTGGAGGGGCTGATGAGGTCCACCCCGGGCACGGCGTTGCGGGCGGCCGCCACCTTGGGGGAGACCTTCTTGCCGGGCAGGTGGCCGCCCTCCCCGGGCTTGGCCCCCTGGCCGATCTTGATCTCAATGACGCTGGCGGAGTTCAGCATGTAGGCGTGGACGCCGAAGCGGCCCGAGGCCACCTGCTGCCCCCGCCAGTGGGTGTACTTGCCGAGCATATCGGGGATCTCCCCACCCTCCCCGTTGATGCAGAGCATGTTGAGGCGCTTGGCCGCCTCCACGTAAGCGCGGAAGGAGGCCTCCCCCTGGGAGCCGAAGCTCATGGCGCTGATGAGGAAGGGCAGGGAATGCCCCCCCACGGAGAGGTCCACCTCCTCCGGGGCCACGTCGCTCCTTTCGGGGAAGCGCACCTCCAAGAGCTGCCGGGCGGCCACGGGGCTTTCCCGCTCCAAGGAGTGCACCTTTTCCTGGAAGTGGCTGTAGGGGGCCTGGCCCGAGGCCACCTCCTGGGCGGCCTTGTAAATCCTCGGGTTAAAGCGGAAGTCCTTGGCGGGCAGGACCTTTTCCGCCCGCAGGAAGCCCTCCCGCTCCAAAAGGGTGCGCTCCAATTCCAAAAAGCCGTAGCCTGCGGCTTCCGAGCCCAGGAAGTTCCGGGTGCCAAAATACTCCGCCAGCTCGGGCTTAAGCCCGATGGAGCTGAAGATCCTCCCATACCCCCGGAGCTCGTGGATGCCCATGGTGGAGATGACCTTCTCCAGGCCCTTGCGAAGGGCCTCGAGGGCGTTCGCCACCCCCTTGCGCCCCTCCAAGGCCCTGGCCTTTTCCTCCAAAAGCCAGGGCGCCACCGCCTCCGCCCCCAGGCCCAGGAGGAAGGCCACGTCGTGCAGGTTGCGCACACCCCCGGAGTGGACGAGGAGGGAGGTACGCCGCCTTAAGGCGATCCCCTCGGCGTCCCGCTTGAGGAGGGCCCGGTTCACCGCCGCCACCGCCAAGCCGATGTCAATCCACACGCCTCCCTGGAAGGCCTCCCGGTCGGAGAGGATGAGGACCTCGGCCCCCTCCTCCACCGCCTTTACCGCTTCCTCTTCCAGGCGCTTGAGCCCAGCGAGAAGCCCCTCCTCCACGGTGAACTGGGGCACCAGGGTGCGGGTCTTAAAGCGGGCGCGCACCTCGGCCAGGGTGAGGGTGCCAAAGGCCTCCGCCAGACCGGGGTCGGACTCCAGGACGATGGGGAGGAGGAGCTCCACCACCTCCCCCCCACCCCTTCCATCGGGCAAGGGGCGGCGGCCTAAGAGGGTGCGGGTGGAGAAGTGCTCAATCTCCCGCTCCCGGTCAATGGCGGGGTTGGTCACCACCGCCACGGTTTCCTTGAAGAACTCCGAGAGGTTGGGCTTCTCCGGGTTTAGGGCAGCCAAGGGGCCATCGTAGCCCAGGGAGCCGATGGGCTCGTTGCCCGTCTTGGCCAGGGCCTCCAGGTAGGCCCCGTCCCAGCGGTCCCAGCCGAAGGCCCTTTCCAGGCCCAAGGGAGGCGGGGCGGGCTTTTCCTCCACCTCCACCCCGCTTCCCCCCGCCACCGGGGGCGGCGCCTGGCGGATGGGCCCTTGCAGGTGAACCCGGTACCCCTGCACCGGGGTGCGGGCCAGGGTCCTCTCCAAGACCTGGCGCTGGTGGCGGTCAAAGGGCAGGACCTTGGGCCCTTCCGGGGTCAGGCGGAGGTAGACCTTCTCCCCCGGGGCCAGGGGCTTGGGCTCGGTGACGAACTCCTCGGCGTTGAAGACCCCCCGCTCCGAGGAGAAGACGATCTCGTAGGGGGTTTCAAACTGCCAAAGGGGCCTTAGGCCCATGGCGTCGGTGGCGAAGACCGCCTCGTCCCGGTGGCGGCTCACGATGGCGGCGGGCCCCTGGGCCAAGGGACCGAAGCGTTGCCTTAGGGCCAGGTAGAGGTCCTGGAGATCCTCCGGCAGGGCCTTGACCTCGCCCAGAACCGGGGGGAAGACCAGGTCCATGGCCTCGGGCAGGGAGAGGCCGTAGCGGTAGATGAGCCCCTCCAGCATGCGGTTCAGGTCCTGGGAGTCCGAGCCCCCGGTGCGGGGGATGCCCAGGTAGTCCATCTCCCGCCTCAGGCGCTCAATGGTGTTGATTTCGCCGTTGTGGCCCAGGAGGCCAAAGGGCTGCACCTGTTCAAAGGTGGAAAGGGTGTTGGTGGAGTAGCGGTTGTGCCCCAGGGCGATGGTGCTCTTGAACTCGGGGCGGGAAAGCTCGGGGTAGTAGCGCTTCAAAAGCTCCGCCGCCCCCCGCACCTTGTAGACCACGCTGTGGGTGGAAAGGGAAACCACGTGCACGGGGAAGAGGGCCTCGAGGCGAAGCCCTAGCTCCCAAAGAGGCCCGTCCCCATCCGGGCTAAGCCCCGCCACCTGGAGGAAGATGGGCTCGGTGCGCCGCCCCACGGGGCCCAAGACCCCGCTCACCACCTCCCCCCGGCGGAAGTGCACGGGGCGCACGCCAAGCCGTTGCCCCTCCCGCCTGAGGAGGGCGAAAAACTCCTCCACCCGGGCCTCTTCCCCCTTGGGCAGGAAGAAGTGGCCCACGAAGAAGCGGGGGTTGAAGGCCAGCTCGGGCTCTAGCCCCGCCTCCTCCAGGAAGCGGGCCCAAAGCTCCCGGGGGATGTCGGTTTGGATTCCCGTGCCATCCCCTTCTCCTCGGATGGCCCCCGCCCGGTGGGCCATGCGGTAGAGGCTCTCCAAGGTCCGCCGCACGATGCGGTGGGAGGGCTTGCCGCTCTTCTCCGCCATGGCGATGATGCCACAGGCGTCCTGGCCTAAGGGGATATCCGGGTAAGCTTCCTTCCAGGTCATCTTCGGCTCCTTCGTTTAGGCTGGGGAAACGGTGTAGGCAAAGATATGCACGTTGTTCCCCGGATTATACACGCCCCGAGGGTATGGGTCAAGAACCTCGGGAAAAGAAGCACTAAACCCCCGGCACCCGGTGGAAGGCGTTGAGGAAAAGGGGAAGCTCCCTTTGCCGCTCCTCCTGCTCCCTCAGGGCCTCCTCAAAGGCCCTGGGGTCCATGAGGAGGGCGGGCAGGCGGAGCCAACCCAGGTAATAGGCCCCCGCCTGGCCCGGGTAGCAAAGCCTCCCCTGCTCCTCGGGGTACAGGAGGGCCTCAAAGGCCAAGGGGCTTTCCAGGTAGGGGGCATCCCCAAGCCAGCGCAAGGCCTCCTTGAGGCGCAAGGGGTTGCTCCAGAAGCCAAAGCGGAGCCTCTGGTCCAGGTGCTCTAGCGCCCAAAGCCTTCCCGAGGCGGCAAGCTCCAGGCGCTTCAAGCGCAGCCTGGCATATTGGGAAAGGCCAAGCACCTCCCGGGAAAGGCCCCGGGCGATGAGGAGCCTCGAGGCCATCACGTAGTCCTGGTACTCCCGGTAAGGGTCCATGGCCCCAGGATGCCACGCAGGCCGGGGTAGGATGGTGCCATGGACCGCGAGGCCTGGGTCATGCGGGCGGTGGAGGCGTTGCGCTTCGCCACCTTCAAGGACATCCAGCGCTATCTGGACGAGGAGGGGGAGCCCTTCTCCAAAAAGGAACTGGAGGACACCCTAAAGGCCCTCGTGGCCAAGGGCCTTTTGGAGGAAAAAGAGGGCACCTACCGGCTGGCCCGCAAAAAGGGTAGCGCCGAGGCGCTCAAGAAGCTCTTCGGCGACTAGCGGGAGTAGTTGGGGGCCTCCTTGACGACCACCACGTCGTGGGGGTGGCTCTCAATGAGGCCGGCCATGGTCATGCGCACGAAACGGGCCTTTTTGCGGAAGGTTTCTATGTCCGGGGCCCCCACGTAGCCCATGGCACTCCTAAGCCCCCCCACGATCTGGTAAAGCACGTCCGCCACGGGCCCCTTGTAGGGCACCATGCCCTCAATCCCCTCGGGAACGAGCTTTTTGGCCTCCGTTTCCCCTCCCTTACCGGGGTCTTGGAAGTAGCGGTCGGCAGACCCTTGGCGCATGGCCCCCAAGGAGCCCATGCCCCGGTAGAGCTTGTAGCGCCGGCCGTCCTTGAGCACCTCCTCCCCCGGGGCCTCGTCGGTGCCCGCCAGCATGCTCCCCAGCATCACCGTGTGGGCCCCGGCGGCGATGGCCTTGGCCACATCCCCGGTGTACTTGATGCCGCCATCGGCGATGACGGGGACGTCCAAGCCCTCCACCCCGGCCACCGCCTCGAGGATGGCGGAGATCTGGGGCACCCCCACCCCCGTCACCACCCGGGTGGTGCAGATGGAACCGGGGCCGATGCCCACCTTCACCGCATCCGCCCCCCGCTCGGCCAAGGCCCGGGCCCCCTCCCGCGTGGCCACGTTCCCGGCGACCACCTCCACCTTGTCCCCGAAGGTCTCTTTCAGATAAACAAGGGCTTCCAGAATCCCCTTGGAGTGCCCGTGGGCCGAGTCCAGGACCAAGACGTCCACCCCCGCCTCCACCAGGGCCTGGGCCCTTTCGGGCAGGTCCTTGCTCGCCCCCACCGCCGCCCCCACCAGAAGCCGGCCCAGGGCGTCCTTGGCGGCGTTGGGGTACTGCTTGCGCTTGACGATATCCTTGAGGGTGAGAAGCCCCCTGAGCCTTCCCGACTCGTCCACCAGGGGAAGCTTCTCCACCTTGTGCTTGCGCAAGATCTCCTCCGCCTCCTCCAAGGTGGTGCCGGGGGGAGCGGTGATGAGGCGCTCCAAGGGGGTCATGACCTCGGTGACGGGGCGCTTGAGGTCCCGCTCAAAGCGGAGGTCGCGGTTGGTCACCAGGCCCAAGAGCTTCCCGTAAAGGTCCACCACGGGAAGCCCCCCGATGCGGTACTCCCGCATGAGGCGTTCAGCGTCCTCGAGGGTGGCGGTGGGGGGCAGGGTCACGGGGTCTTGGATCATGCCCGCCTCGGAGCGCTTCACCTTGCGCACCATGGCCGCCTGGACCTCTATGGAAAGGTTCTTATGGATGACCCCAAGTCCCCCCTCCCGGGCCATGGCGATGGCCATCTCCGCCTCCGTCACCGTGTCCATGGCGGCGGAGAGGATGGGGATGTTCAGGGTGAGCCTTTTGGTGAGCCGGGTCTTGACGGAAACCTCCTTGGGCAGGACCTCGGAGTAATCCGGCAAGAGGAGGACGTCGTCAAAGGTAAGCCCTTCGTAGAGGATCTTCCCCCCGTACATGTTCCCTAGGGTATACCCTGCCCCCCCTCTGGGTCCAGGGGAAAAAACCGCCTCCCCACCCAGGGGGTGGGGAGGGTGGTTTGGTGGGCGGCGTAGGACTTGAACCTACGACCTCTCGCGTGTGAGGCGAGCGCTCTTCCGCTGAGCTAGCCGCCCTCAGCCTTTTGAAGGGTAGCACGGCCCAGGGAAACCTGTCAAGCAAAGGGCTTGACCGTGCCCTGACACGGCCCGGGCTAGACTGAAGGCGTGGCCACGGTGCTCCTGGTGGAGGACGAGCGGGCGGTGCGGCTTGGGGTCCGCCTCGCCCTGGAGCGGGCCGGGCACCGGGTGCTGGAGGCGGAAAACGCCCGGGAAGCCTGGCCCCTCCTCAAGGAAGCGGAGGCCGTGATCCTGGACTGGATGCTCCCGGACGAGCCGGGAATAAAGCTCCTGGAAAGGATGCGCCAAGGCGCCTTCGCCGAGCTTCCCGTCCTCCTCCTCACCGCCCGCTCGGAGGTGCGGGACCGGGTGGAGGGCCTGAGCCAGGGGGCGGACGATTACCTGGTGAAGCCCTTCGCCACGGAAGAACTTTTGGCCCGCCTCGAGGCCCTCCTGCGCCGCGCCGGCAAGCGCAAGGTCCTCCGCCGCGGGCCCCTCCTCCTGGACCTGGAAAGGATGGAGGCGAGCCTCGAGGGCAAGCCCCTCCCCCTCACCCGGCGGGAGTTCGCCCTTTTGGCCTTCTTGGCCCAGCATCCGGGCCGGGTCTACACCCGGGAGGAACTTTTAGAAGCCGTGTGGGGACCCGAGTACTGGGGAACGCCTAGAACCGTGGACCAGCACATCCTGCAGCTACGGGAAAAGCTGGGCGAAGACCCCAAAACCCCCCGCTTTTTGGAAACGGTACGGGGGCTTGGGTACCGCTTCAAGGAGGTGGGGTGAAGGAGCTAGAGGCCGCTTGGGAGGAGGCCTTGGAGGGGCTTGTCCTGCACCGGGAAAGGCAGGTGGTCTACCTCAACCCCAAGGCGGAGGAGCTTTTGCAGGTGCGCCGGGAAAAGGTGGTGGGCCGCCCCCTCCTCCTCACCCTACGGGACCACCGCCTGGAGGCCTTGGCCCTCCACGGGGGGGAAAGGCGCCTGGAGGTGCGGGGCCGCCTCCTTTGGGTCAAGGCCCTTCCGGGAAGGCTCTACCTCCTAGACGAAACGGAGCTAAAGGGGCGGCTAGAGGCCCTCGAGGAGGCCACCCTCACCCTGGCCCACGAGCTCAGGACCCCCCTGGCGGGGATGGGCCCCCTCCTGGAGGCCCTCACGCCCAGAACCAAGCAGGAGAAGGAGGTCCTGGACCTCCTTAAGGGGGAGGTGGCCCGCCTCGCCCGCCTGGCCCAAAGCCTCTCCTTCACCCAACCCGGGCCCAGGCGCACCTTCCCCCTGGAGGAGCTTTGGCCCCGTCTGGAAAGGCTGCTGCACGAGCGGCTCCGGGGAAGACGGGTGGAGGTCCACCTCCCCCACACCGCCCGCACCGACCCCGACGCCCTCTTCCAGATCCTCCTAAACCTCCTGGACAACGCCCTCAAATACGGCCAAGACCCCATCCGCCTCCGTTCCCGCCTAGGGGAAGACCACCTCCACCTGGAGGTGCGGGATGCCGGCCCCCCCCTCCCCGACTACGAGACCCTCTTCCTCCCGGGGCGCCGGGGGTTCCAGGGGGGCCTGGGGCAGGGGCTTGGCCTATACCTGGTGCGCCGCCTGGCCCGGAGCCTGGGAGGAGAGGCCTATGCTGGACGGGAGGGGGAAGAGAACGTTTTCGGCGTCCGCCTTCCCCTAGACTGAGGCGAGGAGGAACCCATGCGGGAAGCCCTAGACCAAGCGCTCAACCAGCTTCTGGAGGAAACCCTAAGGATGCTTTCCCTGGTGCGGGAGATGACCCAGGAGGCCACCGAGGCCCTCGTCCAGCAGGACGCCGCCCGGGCCCAAGCGGTTATCGCCAAGGACAAGGAGGTGGACGCTTTAGAGCTCAAGATTGAGAACCAGGCCATCGCCGTCATCGCCCGCCACCAGCCCGTGGCCACGGACCTCAGGCTCATCTTCACCATCATCAAGGCGCTCACCGACCTGGAGAGGGCGGGGGACTACGCCATGCACGTGGCGGAAGACGCCCTTCTCCTGAGCAAAGAACCTCCCTTGAAGCGCTACGTGACCCTGCCGGAGATGGGCAGGCGCCTTTTGGAGATGATGGACACCTTGGGCCAAAGCGTGGCCGAGCGGGACACCGCCTTGGCCCGCAAGGTCCTGGAACTGGACGACCAGGTGGACGGGCTTTACGAGGAGGTAACCCGGGAGCTCATCACCTACATGATG encodes:
- a CDS encoding transglycosylase SLT domain-containing protein codes for the protein MRWLILLFLLGACRAQGLPPDYALLARGGVAELRQVALAGEGYARMLAGWRLVGEEAVPLAERAEFAWRYALFLEGARAFEPGWEAKAAWRVAAPLLEAAQDPRAFSAWERLLPEDEAVAALLRLGEGERLWEALFRGRAYEALLEVLPPGTRRDLWAQALYRLGRYREALPHYRAWAEAEPRGFLGLGYALWRLGRREEALEAFARYPHPEARYAQGRVLEEMGRVEEALALYRESTPEGLWRATALLERLGRKGEALPLYLELARTESPYADDAALRAHFLAGTLGEIGAQETALALLQGGLGLLLGKRPGPPPSPPPSPPLAEALRVEALLQGGQEAWARGEARYLLWRRPEAWPGLVPLFYRLGMYREGIRAAWPTALAYPRAYRAWVEGYAQGEGLDPNLLFALLHVESRFDPRAVSPTGALGLAQFLRSTWADVARMLGEPPADPFDPESAIRYAARYLRWLMERCQALGLEGVERLACAVTAYNGGIGYTSRGIAREGSLWAFLRFQERDEPREYVSKVLSAYAAYQAIP
- the dnaB gene encoding replicative DNA helicase; protein product: MGQLPGYPEGRIPPHSLEAEQSVLGAILLDSDVLDELEGLLPSPEAFYTEAHRKIYTAMQALRGQGKPVDLVTLAEELSRRNELEGVGGLSYLVQLSEATPTAAYAEHYARIVAEKWTLRKLIQAAGEAMRLAYEEAGSLDEILDTAGKKILEVALTQTDTEARAMRELVHETFEHIEALFQNKGEVAGVRTGFKELDQLIGTLSPGSLNIIAARPAMGKTAFALTIAQHAALKEGVGVGIYSLEMPAAQLTLRMMCSEARIDMNRVRLGQLSDRDFSRLVDVAGRLSEAPIYIDDTPDLTLMELRARARRLKSQHGVGLLIIDYLQLMSGPGGGKQGENRQQEIAAISRGLKALARELNVPVIALSQLSRAVEARPNKRPMLSDLRESGSIEQDADLVMFIYRDEYYNPHSEKAGVAEIIVGKQRNGPTGTVELQFHAQHVRFNDLAKEP
- a CDS encoding protoglobin domain-containing protein — encoded protein: MHPGALLDLLKRRTGFTEAHARLLAELGRVMTPIAPEVALAFYDYLGRDPELSEILHAVPGRVERLYGTFARWYGDLFSGVYDGAYAERRRRIGLVHARLGIGPRAMIPAMGIVQELSLEHLRTALRGPEVFSAVEAFEKIIAIEIGLIEESYLEALSLGLSLGYRDLKEALSQGAAALLS
- a CDS encoding glutamate synthase-related protein, with protein sequence MTWKEAYPDIPLGQDACGIIAMAEKSGKPSHRIVRRTLESLYRMAHRAGAIRGEGDGTGIQTDIPRELWARFLEEAGLEPELAFNPRFFVGHFFLPKGEEARVEEFFALLRREGQRLGVRPVHFRRGEVVSGVLGPVGRRTEPIFLQVAGLSPDGDGPLWELGLRLEALFPVHVVSLSTHSVVYKVRGAAELLKRYYPELSRPEFKSTIALGHNRYSTNTLSTFEQVQPFGLLGHNGEINTIERLRREMDYLGIPRTGGSDSQDLNRMLEGLIYRYGLSLPEAMDLVFPPVLGEVKALPEDLQDLYLALRQRFGPLAQGPAAIVSRHRDEAVFATDAMGLRPLWQFETPYEIVFSSERGVFNAEEFVTEPKPLAPGEKVYLRLTPEGPKVLPFDRHQRQVLERTLARTPVQGYRVHLQGPIRQAPPPVAGGSGVEVEEKPAPPPLGLERAFGWDRWDGAYLEALAKTGNEPIGSLGYDGPLAALNPEKPNLSEFFKETVAVVTNPAIDREREIEHFSTRTLLGRRPLPDGRGGGEVVELLLPIVLESDPGLAEAFGTLTLAEVRARFKTRTLVPQFTVEEGLLAGLKRLEEEAVKAVEEGAEVLILSDREAFQGGVWIDIGLAVAAVNRALLKRDAEGIALRRRTSLLVHSGGVRNLHDVAFLLGLGAEAVAPWLLEEKARALEGRKGVANALEALRKGLEKVISTMGIHELRGYGRIFSSIGLKPELAEYFGTRNFLGSEAAGYGFLELERTLLEREGFLRAEKVLPAKDFRFNPRIYKAAQEVASGQAPYSHFQEKVHSLERESPVAARQLLEVRFPERSDVAPEEVDLSVGGHSLPFLISAMSFGSQGEASFRAYVEAAKRLNMLCINGEGGEIPDMLGKYTHWRGQQVASGRFGVHAYMLNSASVIEIKIGQGAKPGEGGHLPGKKVSPKVAAARNAVPGVDLISPSNNHDLYSIEDLAQLIEELKTVNPKALVSVKVPVIPGIGTIAVGIAKAGADVITLSGFEGGTGAARLHALKYAGLPVELGVRRAHRALVRAGLRDKVEIWADGGLKTAYDVLRMVLLGADRVGMATMAMVAIGCTICRGCQLDTCHVGITTQIETVEEALAHGLKRFVPQDLERAVEHLTRFFGAMGEALRELVAALGARSLRELRGRSDLLYQRDHLEELDLSYFFAPVEEPEWLKDTSAHVLRKPLNQLTRTITEVVMGAYAEGGRRLLFQEGPVDSTDRALGAHLAGEIARRRLYGKGFEAEVELRFDAGSIAGNGLAAFNVDGMKVVVEGGAQDGVAKSAFGGTVAVLKGRNPYGAYVDGSVGKSFAYGAIGGLLIVEGVADSRFCIRLSGADVILGGEPERPLRDDLGNLAARAQAKGFAFEYMTRGRALVLGDPGPWICSGMTGGRVYLRHWPEMGLTEEAMKRRLAKGAKVAVKPLDARGVEDVRELLSAYIAVLREAKREEKANRLAKLLEDPATHFRMVEPVSQQVEQGVSTE
- a CDS encoding BlaI/MecI/CopY family transcriptional regulator; its protein translation is MDREAWVMRAVEALRFATFKDIQRYLDEEGEPFSKKELEDTLKALVAKGLLEEKEGTYRLARKKGSAEALKKLFGD